A single genomic interval of Aphidius gifuensis isolate YNYX2018 linkage group LG6, ASM1490517v1, whole genome shotgun sequence harbors:
- the LOC122859517 gene encoding uncharacterized protein LOC122859517: MICLVILHCFFVVIRSSYFCIVNNKISKKKIKMKHLLCVVFHIFILAISVNCYSIHQNLKNVNINPWRDLPLICSMEDPKNISVSCHGVRIIKRVVQELLETAANAPTIELFDGISLIKNNNFNVRNSRTIKDFIHDFLEGKELRMKLQSLLPNSIESSVIDSIPTGRGKEGGIGSGLPGFGGGKKGDNSFVILAIMMGKMLGMMSFGALGIVAMKALGVSLLALVLSIFLAAKKYSSGSPKSDGEHHVVYAQDIQTSHEKRSVTDENLLPYRGYAEIYGDTPQNLKVQKQ; the protein is encoded by the exons ATGATATGCCTAGTCATTCTTCATTGTTTCTTCGTTGTTATTAGAAGTTCATATTTCTGCAttgtaaataacaaaatatcaaagaaaaaaataaaaatgaaacatttATTGTGTGTAgtgtttcatatatttattttggctATATCAGTCAACTGTTATAGTatacatcaaaatttaaaaaatgttaacatCAACCCATGGCGTGACTTGCCACTGATTTGTTCAATGGAAgatccaaaaaatatatctgtatCGTGTCATGGGGTGAGAATAATTAAACGTGTAGTACAAGAGTTATTGGAAACTGCAGCAAATGCACCAACCATTGAACTTTTTGATGGTATAAGCcttatcaaaaataacaattttaatgtgAGAAATTCGAGAACCATAAAGGATTTCATTCACGATTTTTTAGAAGGTAAAGAATTGAGAATGAAACTACAAAGTTTATTACCAAATAGTATTGAATCATCGGTAATTGATAGTATTCCAACAg gTCGTGGAAAAGAAGGAGGCATTGGAAGCGGACTTCCCGGGTTCGGTGGTGGAAAAAAAGGCGACAACAGTTTCGTCATTCTAGCAATAATGATGG GAAAAATGCTGGGAATGATGAGTTTTGGAGCACTTGGTATTGTTGCAATGAAGGCACTGGGTGTATCATTGCTGGCAttagttttatcaattttcctTGCAgcgaaaaaatattcaagtggtTCACCAAAATCTGATGGTGAACACCATGTTGTATATGCCCAAGATATTCAAACTTCCCATGAAAAAAGAAGCGTCacagatgaaaatttattacccTACAGAGGATATGCAGAAATTTATGGAGATACACCTCAAAATCTTAAGgttcaaaaacaataa